The nucleotide window ACCTTCATCTGGATAGTATTCGTTATAATCGGCATCTTTCTCGGCAGCATCGAGGAATTGTTGTGATAACCTTTTTGCAGCTAGATCATTATTCTTTCTATAGTCTACAGTTTGATTTTGAAGGTAATAAGGTTCTTGTAATGATCGTCTCTTAGTTTTATGTTCCGTCGCAGCTGTCATGCAAACGACTGGATCTTGAATAAGATCATCCATTTCAAACATGCTGTATCGTTTTGTATGTGCACTAGATTTGCGTGTTTTATCCATGGACTTACGCAATATGCTCTTTGGTAATGGTGGCCTCGGCGGTGCTAATTCGCCTTGTTTCGGAATGCGATTTTGATCTGCTAACGACAATGATCGTTTTGGAATATTGGGGTTTATTCTTTGTCCATCATTATTTACACCGCTCGCCTCAGAGCTTGTGGCACTATCGTACCGATATACGAATAAAGGATTGAAATTTCCAGCAGGTGCGGGACTGTTTTGTGCGGAAGAATCTGTTAGCATTGTGGATGAACCACGATATCCTGAAGAAGGCTGAGTGGCTGTGCTTGAACTCGAAGATACTGCTGTAGTATTACCAGCTAGATTATTGCAATCACAACTCATCGGTCGATTTTTGGCTCTTGCCGCAGGCGAAGCATTGCAATACTTATCAGAACATTTTTGTGCTCCCTCTTTTTCCTTCATGTGTTGCATAAGTTCAGGCACTTCAGATAGTAATTGCCTGCATTCCATTGGAAGTAAAAAGTTAAGAGAATCCCAATCTTTAATATGACCAACTCCTTTTTTCTTTAGCATTTCAAGATCATTGCATGAGAAGGGTCGTTTACCTTTTACCTGCAACCGATTCCTTTTGCTTTCACTTGATCTGggtgttatatttattttcaaaggatttaaataaatatttggtcGTCCGTTCAAGAAACTGATATCTGGCAGAGTATAGCTAGGATACAGGACAAATACAGGCTTCTCGCAATCTCCTTCTTTTAGTTTCTCTAAAAACGACGGCTCGACAACCTTGAATAGTTCTCTTTGCGACATGTTTGACAGCTGCATGCTGGATGTTTGTATACTCTTATCTATAGTATCAGCTTCAAGGTGAGTTGAAGTTGATTTATGGTCACATTGCTCACGCTGTAAAAGCTTATTCATTCTTGTGATCTGAGTTCCATCGGATTCAGAACAGCTTGAAATGCTAACGCTAGTGGCCGAAGATTGGGAAGAACATGATTTTCTATTACTTCTCATTCTCGAAGGACTGTTCATAACATTTAAATTAGTTCTCTTAAGATGTGGTTTGTTCACAGTGGCATAAAGATTGGTTTCACTATCACTCAACTTAGTGCCATCGCCTGTTTCCTCTTCTTCGATCAATACTTCATCATAAACTCTGTTATTAAATGGATTCACTGATTGTATCTCCTCGTAGACGACTGATGATACCTCTTCTACTGCAGTGCTAGGTAATTCTATTTGAGGTCGCTCTGAGATTGCGGTTTTAGAATCGACTAGTCTTTGTTCGCCCATGGACTCTCCGCTTTCACCACCAGAGCTTGAAGGCCAGCATTCCGATCTGTCCAGCTGATCCATGCTTACAATGCCATCGTTGCTCatacttttttgtttcataaataacTTTACTAGGCTAAATGCTTGTTTTGGTTGACTCTTGTCTGATGAAGTTTGATTGTCAGTTGAAGAAGTGCTCATAGGTTCCGAATGTTGACTTCCCTGAGATGATCGCTGTTGTGAGACATCGTATACTTTCATGCACATAGGAGTGCCCATTAGTCTTTGATTCACGGTGAAAGAATCAACCTGAGAAAGAAATATATTGTTTGTATATTAAATACACAGTAAATTGTGTGCTAGAAAGTTTCTTGGCAATAGTTTCTAATACATACCGTTGAATTACTCAGAGCAGCTGAATTTATGGAACTATTCATAAGTTTCCGCCTGTACAGATTTGGCAAACTTTGGCTTTTGATGACTGAATTGCTCATGTTGTCGTCTGTTGCATCGGTCGCATCATTTGAACCTTCATTGTTATTTCCAGAGGGATGCctataatatgaaataaatttgtgaGAAATGAACTATTAATAACTGAGTAtgaaattaatgattaatgaacGAAAGATATTTACCTCCTTAAGGGTGACTGACTGGTTTGTTTCTTGAGCTTACTCCAAGTAGTTAATCCTAAATCGCTCCTAGCCATAGACGTCGttaatttattagttaattTCTTACATCTCTCTAATAATTCTAAATTCCTGCGCGTTCTTTCATCGTTATCTAAAACTAAGGTTTCTTCCTCGCCCAATTTGTCTGAAAATATATTGAGTGTATGAGTTGGCATGTTATCAtgagtatagttcggccattcagagaatgcgttcctgacacgtcgcgattgaactgacgacgtaactacattcattgattattgatataataatgttgttttaatgctcctcaattgttaaaacggtaaacaaccagcaaaaatatttttatcgtaactgcaacgccattgcaaagttacgtcgtcagttcaatcgcgacgtgtcaggaacgcattctctgaatggccgaactataattacaagGCAGTGATTCAGTACCGGTGCGTATATTAGCGTCATTGTAAAGTGGGTAAACATTATATCATTATGGCGGTATGCCTGAATAGTTGGTGGAAAGGAAATCAATGTTGCGTACCATGTTTTTGATTGACGGCTGGTTCAACGCACTCACTGTCCTCAGAGTATGTGGTGAGACTGCCCTCGAAGGCGATGGTGTAGTTGTCCTTGTTGGCTTGGCAGGTGAGAATGAGGTCCTGCTCAGAGGGCAGCTCGCAGTCGAGACTGTCCACGCTGAAGTGAACGCCATGCGCACCCTCCTTTACGGGGGAGAACAGAAGTTCTGACTTGCATATCGACATTGTGTTGATCGAACCGACGGATTCTTCACCCTAGTGgagaaaattcatatttttataacaatacatAGTCCTAACGACTAAGCACAATATAACAAATAagcttgttttgtattttttgtttatgtattgaGTTCATTTAGATTAACGTAACTTTTTTAATTCTACCTTAACATTTCAATAATTCGTGTGTCCGTTTATAGTTGTCCTTTATATATGTCTAAACCGTTACTAACATTTTGGTGGAAGACGAACAGAATTTCCACCTTCAATAAGGAATCCATACGAAAGGCAATAAAACGAATACAATATACGGAACATTTATAAACGCTGAAAGCAACATGTTGCTCACTACAACATGTGAATGTTCTCAGAAGATTTCGAAACTGTAACGCGTGGTAGTTGGAACATAAACATTTGCGTGTAGTTATAGCGGACGCGGATGCAAGTCGCTTCTAAAAATAATGGGCTGCAGTTACTTACAGGTACAATGTCCATTATCCAATTACCTATAGCGTTGTATAGCTTTATACCTATGCTATTCGGTTTATCTAACCGGGATATTTATAATCAAAGTGTGGCAGTGATTAAAAAGCTTATCTCAAAAAGGGCGGAATTTTAGGAAAACATTGTCTGTAAAAATACTCATTTaggaaattgtttttaatatcctttatgttgtttataataataatctgaTATAATATACTAATTGGGCTCATTAgggtcaaaaataaataataaatgtttatgtaACTACTTCTAGGAATTTTAACATTCAGCTATTATTTTCGACGAAACACATGATTTTTGATAAACAATGCTAAttgtaatgtaggtaggtaatgtgaGGATTCTATATTCGCAAAATTTTCCGCGAAAACATGCAGGGTACCGTGTTTTCCTTGTATCATAATTTATTGCAAAAGAGGAATATTTACTGTGGCTATAGCTGTAGTTTTTCCCTAGCTGAATCAATCCTTTAACTCCAGTTATACGTCAACAAAAGTACAGTCAACGTCaagtcagtggtaacagttttataggaaaatcgtccTTATTACttttgagttaaggtgcatgacagttaccaatgatgtgcggtctaccgtacctatAGACAAAAATATTGTGCTCAGTGACAACTATCATAGATCGAAAATGCAATGGAATCTTCATATTTCGAAATTCAAAGCAGCGTGGTAATTCTCCCCATTACTTTTTCATGACACGCCCTACACATCTGTGGTACAGTCAGAGTCAAACGGGACGTTTAAAGTGACAAACAACATGGCTGCCAGTGCGAGCGTTATCATCAATTTAATTCCTTTTCCTGCTACAAATGAGGTCACAAATCAAACAACCGCTCACAACAATGATATTGTTTTACATGTATGTTCTATAATAATTACTGAGTAAGTACCGCTAAATGATTGCTCTTCTATAATTAATGAGGGTAGTTTGATAAGAATATAACAAAGTGGTTAATAAAATCTGTATAAAACGTTCCATTAGACAAGTATTGTATGACTTAAGTACTGTTTATTGATAAAGATGAGTAATAAACTATTAAAAGAAAGTGGTGATGTAATTTATGGTGTTGATAAGTTTGTCAATAGTGTTATTGCAGAGTATGAAAGTACCTACAGGTTTATAATAAGAATGAGAAGAAATAGTATGGCGGTCGTTCGAATAATAAAAAGAACACCTATTAATAAATGTCTTTGAAGTAGCTTATCCCTTCTAGGTGGTCCAGCTTACATGCCACAGAAGGCTCATTATGACATCTTATATGATAAACTTACTGAATAGTATCCATTGTAAGAATCCCAATCATACTCCGTCACACCCATTTTTAACAACGCTTGTTCTATTCCCACTGTCTCTAATAGAACGGGATCACTACACTATTAAATCATTCACCATCTACTTGTTCCAAACTGTCACTGCCATCATGCTCAGCACACACTATCAAAATATATGAGTCCACAATATCCACTGTAACGCGTTATCTATCGCAAACACAATTATCTATAAGGTTCTCTGAACTATCACATTTATTGGTAAAGCAACATGTGATCGAATTCATTTCAATAAAGTGCACAGCACAGCTCTCCCGAGAGCCCTGGGCGCGACTGGGGCAGCgggaatattaattttaatattagacACAACATGCGCTTCTCAAACTTTGCAACAAACGCAACATAAACGCGCGTGCTGCTCACTCACAGCTCAGTATGCCACTGTTATCAAAGCGCAGCACACGCTAAAATAAGATTAATGGGGGCACCAGATGCTCATTAGCCGAACGGTAATTATTGATTAGCAAGTTACAATTAGTAACACTTCAAGGTTTGAAGTACTACgggaacaataattttatttaataggcCCTTGTGAATTGATAAGTTACAAAATCAGCGTGGTTGTGTACGCTATGAACAGTTTGAGAACGGCTGTCCTAGTGGATAGACTTCATTGGCAACTCACACATGGTGGCAGTGTGAACAGGGCCACACATAAGGATGATTAAATATAGCGCACACACACAGATGTAGTTCAGGAGGGAAAGACTATGACTGGGGGAATAACGAGCGTGGTTAAACTGATTGACGCAATTCAGCGTGTAGTTagtgttaaaatataaatgtgtgAGTTGAGTCACGCACACAATGATAGTGGTCTTATTTCGTCTTTACTACTAGCACATCCCGTGGGACCAACGCACTTCACACTATAAGGAACACTAGTTGTGAATGCTAGCCAAGCGTCTGGGCTTTTCAACTATTGTTATGATGAGTATTACTCCAGGGAGTTAGTAACTGTTAATTGGTCAACACGGAAACGTGATGGTTTGTGGTAATGAAGTATTAGCgtcttata belongs to Helicoverpa zea isolate HzStark_Cry1AcR chromosome 11, ilHelZeax1.1, whole genome shotgun sequence and includes:
- the LOC124634285 gene encoding uncharacterized protein LOC124634285 isoform X9, translated to MGVTEYDWDSYNGYYSGEESVGSINTMSICKSELLFSPVKEGAHGVHFSVDSLDCELPSEQDLILTCQANKDNYTIAFEGSLTTYSEDSECVEPAVNQKHDKLGEEETLVLDNDERTRRNLELLERCKKLTNKLTTSMARSDLGLTTWSKLKKQTSQSPLRRHPSGNNNEGSNDATDATDDNMSNSVIKSQSLPNLYRRKLMNSSINSAALSNSTVDSFTVNQRLMGTPMCMKVYDVSQQRSSQGSQHSEPMSTSSTDNQTSSDKSQPKQAFSLVKLFMKQKSMSNDGIVSMDQLDRSECWPSSSGGESGESMGEQRLVDSKTAISERPQIELPSTAVEEVSSVVYEEIQSVNPFNNRVYDEVLIEEEETGDGTKLSDSETNLYATVNKPHLKRTNLNVMNSPSRMRSNRKSCSSQSSATSVSISSCSESDGTQITRMNKLLQREQCDHKSTSTHLEADTIDKSIQTSSMQLSNMSQRELFKVVEPSFLEKLKEGDCEKPVFVLYPSYTLPDISFLNGRPNIYLNPLKINITPRSSESKRNRLQVKGKRPFSCNDLEMLKKKGVGHIKDWDSLNFLLPMECRQLLSEVPELMQHMKEKEGAQKCSDKYCNASPAARAKNRPMSCDCNNLAGNTTAVSSSSSTATQPSSGYRGSSTMLTDSSAQNSPAPAGNFNPLFVYRYDSATSSEASGVNNDGQRINPNIPKRSLSLADQNRIPKQGELAPPRPPLPKSILRKSMDKTRKSSAHTKRYSMFEMDDLIQDPVVCMTAATEHKTKRRSLQEPYYLQNQTVDYRKNNDLAAKRLSQQFLDAAEKDADYNEYYPDEGVGTESSLESGKSNELKFHRPHTPPLPKPRTKKMEYTEFPPPGALISSADLQQLEEFLKHSGFNCLNMDEWDQNQVQKVRNQVSKFLQMKRSMEENQRSTESSGSSCNSKKSVSFAQKSEVPKTDGQPSQLKPMEDVKGVSLTTPPNSPNISAVIAQRLYQGKNLAEIPICEEAEVSPDEFGSPIHHDARGKYDIIDVSQKRALVSNVTDAVEMLIQHFSSATDQAELAFLGDSKESPACAKIALNALCPALYAIFRDGLKENIETSFGAVNNSVWQMVEATARQGPITKSLNELVLRINSEDAVTEGLVKFNAFILGLLNAQSVDAWVSYIRTRESILAKHYSPDSLILAGCVGETRCRALLDTLLASLEPLKLLPFSLDLMFEMRELHRSFKKIESDMRAASRPTSINTPPLTLNQRNLLKLVRSMQSSGLSSDDCQTSVIMRHKEPKNKEPSTPDLLNDSANVKTTVEKNRPRSCVNPTTIGYDICPNNSRIEIETNRRWSGVHLGSKLMQAFDRLVFDDSDDYTDSLENNKPPSAKPSSNDVKLECSGEENWRPGSASSGTSGNTGNGSGNSGGKFRRLQLKWEMLSNAESPVTPSGETSPAAARGSKIPRPVSSPVRPVAPALQSPAKNTTHRGIPVPVRKGTSPTTSTPRATNARAGTANKKPPQAANRVLPETTAKRPEVKPRVQNVAVCNPTVVKRTPTSRVDGASHGGAAPRPSSLPYGRTPPPAAPRRAASSSAARASHTSNQQKHKYVRTLWHRLPSDSGHLAFNEGERLRLILEVDDQYLLCCRGEQKGLVPRDAVLLEDF